The Actinomycetes bacterium nucleotide sequence CGCCGCCTGCTCGCCGGTGGCCCGGACGTGCAGCCATCGCCCGACGGGGGCGAGCATCCGCTCGGCCAGTTGCCGCGCAGCGGTCGGGTCCAATCCGACCCGCCTCGCCGACTCAACCTCCCCGCACGGGATCCCAGCGATGGCTGCATCCATGGTCTGCCTACCGCATCGCGGGGGGCTCATCGGCCCTGTTCACCGCGATTTCACCGGCGGGGCCGCTCAGGCGCCGATGCTCTACCGCACGGTCACCGGGCACGGCAGTATGGATCCATGCTCGATCACGTGTCCATCCAGTGCGCGGACGTCGCCGCGAGCGCGGCGTTCTACCAGGTGGTGCTGGCGCCGCTCGGCGGGGAGCGGTTGATGGACTTCGGGGAGGTGGTCGCCTTCGGTGTCCGGCCGCACCCGGAGCTTTGGCTCGGCCCGCAGAACAGCGGGGAGGGGTTCCGCGAGTCTCACCTGGCCTTTGCGGCGCAGACCCGGGCCGCGGTGGATGCGTTCTTCGCCGCGGCGGTGGGGCTCGGCGCCGAGGTGCTACACGCGCCGCGGGTGTGGCCGGAGTACCACTCCGGCTACTACGGGGCTTTCGTGCGTGACCCGGACGGGAACAACGTTGAGGGCGTCTGCCACGCGCCTGGGTGACGGGGCACGTCCGGGCGGGCCTACCCCCAGGGGAACAGCATCCGGGTCGCGGCCAGCGCGGCGGCGGTGAAGGCCAGGACTGCGGCGGTGTCGGTGAGGCTCCAAGGGAGCCCGAGTCAGGGGTCTTGCACGAGCCGCACGGCGTAGGTGAGGGGGAGGGCGGACCGGATGCCCTGCATGGCCCCGGTGAGGACCTCCGGGGGTAGGCCGGTGCCGGAGAGCATCGTCATCACGAAGAACGCGCCGAGACCGGCGCCGAGCGCTGCGCGGGAGGAGCCGATGCTGGCGAACAGCAGGCCGAGCGACCCGAACAGGGCGGCGCACAGCAGCCAGGCGAGGGTGAAGCCGGGGACCGAGCGGGGGGCGTGGATGTCGTAGGTGAGGGCGG carries:
- a CDS encoding VOC family protein, encoding MLDHVSIQCADVAASAAFYQVVLAPLGGERLMDFGEVVAFGVRPHPELWLGPQNSGEGFRESHLAFAAQTRAAVDAFFAAAVGLGAEVLHAPRVWPEYHSGYYGAFVRDPDGNNVEGVCHAPG
- a CDS encoding ABC transporter permease — encoded protein: LDFYVPGYIALVWAAVGLLALPVHLARYREDGVLRRLRASSAPRWVVLGSQFAVSFVVSLVGGGLVILAAALTYDIHAPRSVPGFTLAWLLCAALFGSLGLLFASIGSSRAALGAGLGAFFVMTMLSGTGLPPEVLTGAMQGIRSALPLTYAVRLVQDP